The Thermoplasma acidophilum DSM 1728 genome includes a window with the following:
- a CDS encoding rusticyanin, with product MNLHKAFGIAAIIFLAAVIIFSAIYYKDVYGASGGSQYLTQSQLESLNVTGPGVYISPANSTIYVNNSTTLLVMAGPMDGPSMYSFEIEGLFNPTIVIREGVTVHFVVVNIDTDSEHNFVLSTRGPPYPYMSGMEYMGSGGFGFMTYMGFLPPTNSGHFYYYDFSYAFSQSGTYWYLCTYPGHAENGMYGKIVVDQ from the coding sequence ATGAACTTGCACAAAGCATTCGGCATTGCAGCGATCATCTTCCTAGCTGCAGTTATTATCTTTTCTGCCATCTATTATAAAGACGTCTACGGCGCTTCTGGTGGTTCTCAATATCTGACACAATCCCAGCTTGAAAGCCTAAACGTGACAGGGCCAGGAGTCTATATATCACCGGCCAATTCAACAATTTATGTCAACAATTCTACCACACTGCTGGTGATGGCTGGTCCTATGGATGGGCCGAGCATGTACAGTTTCGAGATTGAAGGTTTATTCAACCCAACCATAGTGATAAGGGAAGGCGTGACCGTACATTTTGTTGTCGTGAATATTGATACGGATTCCGAGCACAATTTTGTACTAAGCACCAGAGGCCCGCCATATCCATATATGAGTGGTATGGAGTACATGGGATCAGGAGGCTTCGGTTTCATGACCTACATGGGCTTCCTGCCACCGACAAATTCCGGCCATTTTTACTATTATGACTTCAGTTACGCCTTTTCACAATCCGGAACATACTGGTACCTATGCACTTATCCGGGGCATGCTGAAAACGGAATGTATGGAAAGATAGTCGTAGATCAGTGA
- a CDS encoding SHOCT domain-containing protein, which translates to MERRIENLIWVLVGLVAVVAAVAIITSILFGGRYYNGGYGPYGMMGGFYGMGIIMPIMGIISVILVLIFIYFILEAIRGPSQYDHSENVSRAEEIAKERLARGEISEEEYRKIIETIRR; encoded by the coding sequence ATGGAAAGGAGAATTGAAAATCTCATATGGGTACTTGTGGGACTCGTCGCGGTGGTCGCAGCAGTCGCTATAATAACATCAATATTGTTCGGAGGCCGTTACTACAATGGCGGATACGGACCGTACGGAATGATGGGGGGCTTCTATGGAATGGGCATCATAATGCCCATCATGGGAATCATATCCGTTATACTGGTTCTGATATTCATCTACTTCATACTAGAAGCTATCAGAGGCCCATCCCAATATGACCATAGCGAGAATGTTTCTAGAGCGGAGGAAATAGCTAAGGAAAGGCTTGCAAGGGGGGAGATCTCAGAGGAAGAGTACCGGAAGATAATAGAAACCATAAGGAGATGA
- a CDS encoding helix-turn-helix transcriptional regulator, which produces MKKSVDGRFDSAERQKALRMAIFYGISLLLSLLIIVVSITFFIMVIYLEGKVSSQFLYIFISIIIANLAISGLSVRGLMSLYVFLQSERTDQRTIVLSKSPESHGTANDHLASKVNPDYFTDLELEIIDALKGHGNRMLQSEMARSISASKASISRALTSLENKGIIVRMRKGVTNEIILIETGFR; this is translated from the coding sequence ATGAAGAAAAGCGTTGATGGAAGATTTGATTCGGCAGAAAGACAGAAAGCGCTCAGGATGGCCATATTCTATGGTATATCCCTTCTTCTATCCCTTCTCATAATAGTTGTTTCCATAACATTTTTCATAATGGTTATTTACCTTGAGGGAAAGGTCTCGAGCCAATTTCTTTATATTTTCATTTCGATTATAATAGCAAATCTCGCGATCTCTGGGCTTTCGGTAAGAGGTCTTATGAGTCTTTACGTTTTTCTGCAATCTGAACGCACAGACCAAAGAACCATCGTTCTTTCCAAAAGCCCAGAATCGCATGGCACTGCCAATGACCACCTCGCATCTAAAGTAAATCCAGATTATTTCACTGATTTGGAGTTAGAAATAATAGATGCGCTCAAGGGCCATGGAAACAGAATGCTTCAAAGCGAAATGGCCAGATCTATCAGCGCTTCGAAGGCTTCCATTTCCAGAGCACTCACTTCTCTTGAAAATAAGGGTATCATCGTCAGGATGAGAAAAGGCGTTACAAATGAGATAATATTGATAGAAACCGGTTTCAGATAG
- a CDS encoding exodeoxyribonuclease III yields MLYKFLSWNVNGLRAAVKNGAVSVFKQDDYFGIALQETKADSTSVPEEMYHLGYYLYNNPAKKKGYSGTMSLVREKPIDVSYGFENEEGRILNLEFDKFYFINVYFPNAQHGLTRLDMKLDFDEKFLEYSNELRKKKPLIICGDFNVAHEEIDIARPKDNENNAGFTKQERDWMTKFLDSGYVDTYRIFMKEGGHYSWWSYRFNARAKNIGWRIDYFVVSDDIRDRVKKAEILETVTGSDHAPVTLEVDL; encoded by the coding sequence ATGCTTTATAAATTTCTGTCATGGAATGTGAATGGGCTCAGAGCGGCTGTGAAGAACGGGGCCGTGTCAGTTTTCAAACAGGACGATTATTTTGGAATAGCACTTCAGGAGACAAAGGCAGACAGCACCAGCGTACCTGAGGAGATGTACCATCTTGGCTATTATCTTTACAACAATCCAGCGAAAAAGAAGGGATACAGCGGTACGATGAGCCTAGTGAGGGAAAAACCGATCGATGTCTCATACGGCTTTGAAAACGAGGAAGGACGCATACTGAACCTTGAATTCGATAAATTCTATTTCATAAACGTCTATTTTCCAAACGCACAGCACGGCCTAACGAGGCTTGATATGAAGCTGGACTTCGATGAGAAGTTCCTGGAATATTCAAACGAATTGAGGAAGAAGAAGCCCCTGATAATATGCGGCGACTTCAATGTGGCTCATGAGGAGATCGATATTGCCAGGCCAAAGGATAACGAAAATAACGCAGGATTCACAAAACAGGAAAGGGACTGGATGACCAAATTCCTTGACAGCGGCTACGTTGATACATACAGGATATTCATGAAGGAGGGCGGGCATTACTCCTGGTGGTCGTACAGATTCAACGCAAGGGCAAAGAACATAGGATGGAGGATAGACTATTTCGTCGTAAGTGATGATATCAGGGACAGGGTGAAAAAAGCGGAGATCCTTGAGACGGTTACAGGATCGGATCATGCGCCTGTGACGCTGGAGGTTGACCTTTAA